In the genome of Saprospira sp. CCB-QB6, one region contains:
- the miaB gene encoding tRNA (N6-isopentenyl adenosine(37)-C2)-methylthiotransferase MiaB has protein sequence MKLYNDNPTLDKKMLPEDKQGDVFFKEQLQAQQQDGQKRFYIESYGCQMNFSDSEIVASILQEAGYASTKYMDAADLILVNTCSIREKAEDTVRKRLRIFDKLKKERPGLLVGVLGCMAERLKAKLLDEEKLVDLVLGPDAYRDLPNLIATAEDGDKGINVFLSREETYADISPVRLSDSGVTAFVTIMRGCDNMCSFCVVPFTRGRERSRDPYSILAECQDLFDRGFKEVTLLGQNVDSYHWEHPDGDEQVDFADLLEKTALIHPDLRIRFSTSHPKDITDKVLINMGKYENICEYIHFPVQSGSSRILKKMNRTYDREWYMGKIDRIYELLPNCAISSDVIAGFCTETEEDHQDTLSIIEHSQYSMSYMFFYSERPGTLAARKYEDDVPLEVKKRRLQEIIRLQNQISFAHNKKDIGKTFKVLIEKVSKRSEEDFAGRNSQNKMIVFPRENTEIGQYVYVKVTECTQATLRGHLVPAPEQA, from the coding sequence ATGAAACTGTACAACGATAATCCAACTTTGGACAAAAAAATGTTGCCTGAAGATAAGCAGGGCGATGTCTTTTTCAAGGAGCAATTGCAAGCTCAACAGCAAGATGGCCAAAAGCGCTTTTATATTGAGAGCTATGGTTGCCAGATGAATTTTAGCGATAGCGAGATTGTCGCCTCTATTTTGCAAGAGGCGGGATATGCATCGACTAAATACATGGATGCGGCCGATTTGATTTTGGTTAATACTTGTTCTATTCGCGAAAAGGCCGAGGATACGGTTCGTAAGCGTTTGCGCATTTTTGACAAGCTCAAAAAAGAGCGTCCGGGCCTATTGGTTGGGGTTTTGGGCTGTATGGCCGAGCGCCTCAAGGCCAAGCTTTTGGATGAGGAGAAATTAGTTGATTTGGTTTTAGGTCCCGATGCTTATCGCGATTTGCCCAACCTCATTGCCACTGCAGAAGATGGCGATAAGGGGATCAACGTCTTTTTGTCTAGAGAAGAAACCTATGCGGATATTAGTCCTGTTCGCCTCAGCGATAGTGGGGTAACGGCTTTTGTGACTATTATGCGTGGTTGTGATAATATGTGTTCTTTCTGCGTGGTGCCTTTTACCCGTGGTCGAGAGCGCAGCCGTGATCCTTATAGCATTTTGGCGGAATGTCAAGATTTATTTGATCGTGGATTTAAGGAAGTGACCCTTTTGGGCCAGAATGTAGATAGTTATCATTGGGAGCATCCCGATGGCGATGAGCAGGTTGATTTTGCTGATTTATTGGAGAAAACGGCCCTCATTCATCCCGATTTGCGCATTCGTTTTTCTACCTCTCATCCAAAAGATATTACGGATAAGGTGCTTATCAATATGGGTAAATATGAAAATATCTGCGAGTATATTCACTTTCCGGTACAATCGGGTAGCAGCCGCATTCTCAAGAAAATGAACCGCACTTATGACCGAGAGTGGTACATGGGGAAGATTGACCGCATTTATGAGCTTTTGCCCAATTGTGCGATTTCTTCAGATGTGATTGCTGGTTTTTGTACAGAGACCGAAGAGGACCATCAGGATACTCTTTCGATTATCGAGCACAGCCAATACAGCATGTCTTATATGTTCTTCTATTCGGAGCGCCCAGGTACTTTGGCTGCTCGGAAATATGAGGATGATGTGCCTTTGGAAGTGAAAAAACGTCGTTTGCAAGAGATCATCCGCTTGCAAAATCAAATCTCTTTTGCGCATAACAAAAAAGATATAGGCAAAACCTTTAAGGTCTTGATTGAGAAGGTCTCTAAGCGCAGCGAAGAGGATTTTGCGGGGCGAAATTCACAGAATAAGATGATTGTTTTCCCTAGAGAAAATACTGAAATTGGACAATATGTCTATGTAAAAGTCACTGAATGTACGCAGGCTACGCTTCGTGGGCATTTGGTGCCTGCTCCCGAACAAGCTTAG
- a CDS encoding sigma-54 interaction domain-containing protein: MDNIQAIKQRFGIIGHSPQLQHALKTAIQVAPTDLSVLVLGQSGVGKESFSKIIHQLSNRKHNNFIAINCGALPESTINSELFGHTKGAFTGAVNERKGYFETVNGGTIFLDEIGEMPLDTQTYLLRVLEQGEFVKVGSSQVEKTDVRIVAATNVNLLERIEQGKFREDLYYRLSTVVIQVPELSKRGDDVLLLFRKFVSDFADQYHTPMVRLSEEAEDILLRYPWPGNIRELRNVAKRAALFSEDKTISAEQLLEFLPQLGQGPRHLPLPHKEANDSSQGFYEREILFKFLYEMKQDLNDVKQLIAELVQTNNLQMPRPMPKGHSMQGYLPLPRPENEDYNAHYTPNSLEEDAQPQEGPIILHKDYHNAEQQRERFNEVEELEESLSMEQMERELIERALKKHRGKRKDAAQELGISERTLYRKIKLHDIQS; encoded by the coding sequence ATGGATAATATTCAAGCGATAAAACAACGTTTCGGAATCATTGGCCACTCCCCCCAATTGCAACACGCCCTGAAAACAGCCATTCAGGTGGCGCCTACAGATTTATCTGTTTTGGTCCTGGGCCAAAGTGGGGTGGGAAAGGAGTCTTTTTCCAAAATTATCCATCAACTGTCTAACCGCAAGCACAATAATTTTATTGCGATTAACTGTGGCGCCCTGCCCGAAAGTACGATTAACTCCGAGCTGTTTGGCCATACCAAAGGCGCTTTTACGGGAGCTGTCAATGAACGAAAAGGTTACTTTGAAACCGTAAATGGCGGCACTATTTTCCTCGATGAAATTGGGGAAATGCCTTTGGATACCCAAACTTACCTTCTGCGGGTACTCGAGCAGGGCGAATTTGTTAAAGTGGGTTCTTCGCAGGTAGAAAAAACCGATGTGCGCATTGTCGCTGCGACTAATGTCAATTTATTGGAGCGCATTGAGCAGGGCAAATTTAGAGAGGACCTCTATTATCGCTTGAGCACGGTGGTTATTCAGGTTCCTGAGCTGAGCAAAAGAGGCGATGATGTGCTCTTGCTCTTCCGCAAGTTTGTCTCTGATTTTGCTGATCAATACCATACGCCTATGGTCCGCCTTAGCGAGGAGGCCGAGGATATTTTGTTGCGCTACCCCTGGCCCGGAAATATCCGAGAGCTGCGCAATGTGGCCAAAAGAGCCGCCCTTTTTTCAGAGGATAAAACGATTAGTGCAGAGCAGTTGCTAGAGTTTTTGCCCCAATTGGGCCAAGGCCCCCGACACTTGCCCTTGCCGCATAAAGAGGCCAATGATAGCAGCCAAGGCTTTTACGAAAGAGAGATTCTGTTTAAGTTTCTCTACGAAATGAAACAGGACCTCAATGATGTGAAGCAACTTATTGCCGAATTGGTCCAAACCAATAACCTCCAAATGCCCCGCCCCATGCCTAAGGGGCACAGTATGCAAGGCTATTTGCCTTTGCCCCGGCCCGAAAATGAGGATTACAACGCTCACTATACTCCAAATTCACTAGAAGAGGATGCTCAACCTCAAGAAGGGCCCATTATTTTGCATAAAGACTATCATAATGCAGAGCAACAACGAGAGCGCTTTAATGAGGTGGAGGAACTAGAAGAATCACTTTCTATGGAACAAATGGAAAGAGAGCTGATCGAAAGAGCACTCAAAAAACACAGAGGGAAACGCAAGGATGCGGCTCAAGAACTAGGAATTTCCGAGCGGACACTTTACCGCAAAATCAAATTACACGATATTCAATCCTAA